The genomic region GCAGGAGGACGACGAGGAGGTGGAGACGGCCGCGCCCGAGACGTCTGCCGCGCCCACCACCTCGGCTGCTCCCTCGTCCACGCCCGAGGCAAGCTCGCCGGAGGAGCCCGACGACAGCACCACGGCGACGTCCCCGACGAACCTCGGCGGCACGGCGGACCCGGGGCCGACGGAACCGACCAGGTCGCCCACCGCGTCGGCCTCCGGTTCGCCCACCGATCCTGGGGCTGTTGAGGAGGACGTGGCTCCGTGATCGCGGCTGCCTCGGCCTCCCCGGAAAGCGGGATCCGACCGACTAGGCTCGCCGTCGGCTCCCTGCCCGCAGGACACCCCGCCCGGCGGGGTTCCCGCCCGCTCGCCGAGGCCCTCGCCCGGACGACGCAACGCCCCGCCCGAGAGGACCTCCGATGACCACGCCGCAGGTGCTCGGCGAGCGCTACGAGATCGGTGGCGTCCTGGGCCGGGGTGGCATGGCCGAGGTCCACCGCGGGCGCGACCTGAGGCTCGGCCGCGAGGTGGCCGTCAAGGTGCTGCGCAGCGACCTCGCCCGCGACCCGTCGTTCCAGGTGCGGTTCCGCCGCGAGGCGCAGGCCTCGGCGTCGCTCAACCACCCGGCGATCGTGGCCGTCTACGACACCGGGGAGGACCGCACCAGCACGGGGGCGACCCCCTACATCGTCATGGAGTACGTCGAGGGCGAGACGCTGCGCGACGTGCTGCGCCGGGAGGGCCACCTCTCACCCGAGCGCGCGATGAGCCTGTCGGCCGACATCTGCGGCGCCCTCGACTTCAGCCATCGCAACGGCATCGTGCACCGGGACGTGAAGCCCGGAAACGTGATGATCACGCCGCAGGGCACGGTCAAGGTGATGGACTTCGGCATCGCGCGGGCCGTGTCGGACTCCGCCGCCACGATGACCTCGACGGCGGCCGTCATCGGCACCGCGCAGTACCTCTCCCCCGAGCAGGCCCGCGGGGAGAGCGTCGACGCGCGCTCGGACGTCTACTCCCTCGGCTGCATGCTGTACGAGCTCGTCACCGGGGCGCCGCCGTTCACCGGCGACTCCCCCGTCGCGGTGGCCTACCAGCACGTGCGCGAGGACCCGAAGCTGCCGTCGTCGATCAACCGGCAGATCCCGGCGGAACTGGACGCGATCCTGCTGAAGGCCATGAGCAAGAACCCGGCCAACCGGTACCAGTCGGCCGCCGAGATGCGCAACGACCTGCTCCGCGCGCTCGCGGGGCAACGGGTCGAGGCCACCCCGGTCATGGGGGACGCCGAGAAGACCACGATCCTCGCCGCCACGCCCGGAGCTCCCTACGGCGACGACCGTTGGGACGACGAGGACGAGCTCGACCGCAAGCGCAAGCGCCGCATCATCGCCGTCGTCTCGGTGCTGGCCGTCCTGCTCATCGGTGGAGCCATCGCCATCGCCGTCGCGATGAGCGGGGCCGAGCCGGAGACCCCGGTGACGGAACAGGTGCAGGTGCCCACGCTGGTCGGCCTGCCGGAGGCCGAGGCACGGCAGGCGATCACCGACGCCGGCCTCGAGGTCGGTGAGGTGACCCCCCGGGAGACCGACGATCCGGCGCAGGTCGGCACCGTGCTGGAGTCCAACCCGGCCGCCGGAGCCCAGCGGGACGAGGGCACCGCGATCGATCTGGTCGTGGGGGTCGAGCCGGACGCGATCACCGTCCCCGACGTCGTGGGCTTCGACGAGGACCAGGCCGAAGCCGCCCTGGTGCAGGCCGGGTTCACCGGCAGCATCAACACCCGCCAGGTGGACTCCCTGGAGGAGGAGGGCACGGTGGCGACGGTCGAACCGGGCGTCGGCGAGTCGGCCGCCCCCGAGACGACCATCACCCTGGGCATCTCGACCGGAACCATCGACCTCCCCGACGTCACCGGTCGCGCCGAGGCGGAGGCCCGCGCCATCCTGACGCAGGCGGGCTTCAGCGACGTGCAGATCAGCACCGAGCAGGTGGATTCGGCCGAGGCACCCGGCACGGTCCTCAGCACCACGCCCGGAGCGGCCAGCCCGGCCGGGAGGGACACCCGCATCGTCCTGCAGGTGTCCGGCGGGCCCGGCGACCTGGAGATGCCGGACCTCATCGGTCGTACCGAGGCCGCGGCACGGCAGGCGCTCCAGAGCGCCGGCTTCACCGGGACGATCACGGTCACGCCGGTCGCCGCCGAACCCGCCGACGTCCCCGGGACGGTCGTGGAGACGACCCCGGCGGCCGGCGCGGCGGTGCCCGCCGGTCAGGCGATCACGCTGTTCATCGCCGAGGCCGTTCCCGACAGCGACTGAACCAGCTCCCTCGACGACGAAGGGCTCCTCCCCTGGCGGGAGGAGCCCTTCGTCGTCCCCCGGGCCGGGGCCGTCTCAGGCGATCGCGACCGTGAGGCGCCGCACGGCGGCCGAGGCGGCCTCGACGACCTCCGGGTCGGTAGAGATCCCGCAGCCGGCCAGCCAGGTGGCCAGCATCCGGTGGCCACCCTCGGTGAGGACCGACTCGGGGTGGAACTGGACGCCCTCGACGGGCAGCTCCCGGTGCCGCAGGGCCATGACGATCCCCGACGGCGTCGCGCCGGTGACCTCCAGCTCGGCGGGCACGGTGGCCGGGTCGACGGCGAGGGAGTGGTACCGGGTGGCGGTGAAGGGCGACGGAAGGCCGGCCAGCACACCCTCGCCCTCGTGGACGACCTGGCTGGTCTTCCCGTGCAGCAGTTCCGGCGCGCGGACGACGTCGGCGCCGAACGCCTCGGCGACGGCCTGGTGCCCGAGACAGACCCCGAGCACCGGCGTCCCGGCCTCCGCCGCGGCCCGCACCATCGGCACGCTCACCCCGGCGCCGGCGGGCGTCCCCGGCCCCGGGGACAGCAGCACCCCGGCGACGTCGAGGTCGGCGAGCTCGTCGACGTCGACGGCGTCGTTGCGCCGCACGATGCAGCGGACGCCGAGCTGGCCCAGGTACTGGACGAGGTTGTAGACGAAGCTGTCGAAGTTGTCGACGACCAGGACCGGACGGTCGGCGGCAGTGGTCACGCTCGAGTTCCTCTCGTCCGGCGTCGGTCTCAACCGGAGGTGGCGAACTCCAGGTCCAGGGGCCCATCGTAGGCGGGCAACTCCACCACCGGTCGCTCGCGCACGGTGAAGGTGAGCCCGAAAGCCTCCACGGCCTGCTGGAACACCGCGACCTGGGGGGAGGCGGCCAGCTGCGCCCGCACCGCGGAGGGGTCGGCGATGGCGGTGACGATGAACGGCGGCGAGTAGGTGCGGCCCTGCAGGAGGAGGGTGTTGCCGACGCAGCGCACCGCGCTGGTCGCGATCAGCCGCTCGTCCATGATGGCCACCCCGTCGGCCGCCGCCGCCCACACCGCGTTCACCACGGCCTGGACGTCGGACTGGTGGATGACGAGGTCGTCGGCGCTGGCGTTCACCGGCCGGCTGCCGTCCGGTCGGGAGGGGGCGTCGTCCAGGGTGATGACCACACCGGAGCCGGTGAGCGGCACCAGAGCCGCCGACAGCGCACCCGCATCCCCGGCGGTCTGGGCGGCCGCCACGTCGCTGTTGCGGGACGCCGCCTGATCGGTGAGCCGCTCGACCTGCCGCTGGAGGTCACCGAGCTGGTCGCCCTGCTCGGCGATGACCGCGTTGCGCTGGTCGATGAGCTCCGAGAGCTCGGTGATCTCCCCTGCCCGGAGGTCCATGCCCTGGGCTGCCCGCCCGGACGTGGCGAACAGCAGGCCGGCCAGGAGGGCCACGACCGGTACGAGGGCGCCCCAGGGGGAGAGCCGGCGCCCGCGGAGGACGCGGCCACGGAGCGACGACCGGCTCACGGGGCACCTCCTCGGGGATCTCCTGCGGCGCGACGGCATGTGCCACCGCCCCGACCTCCGATGGCAGCTTAGGCTGATACCAGTTCCGGCCGGCGGTGACAGCCCGGCCCACGGAAGGGAGTCCCCCCGGTGCCCAAGTCCAAGGTCCGCAAGAAGTCGGCCTACACGCCCCCCGAGGGCGTCCTCCAGGCGCGCTCGACGCAGCCGCGTGCCCTGCAGCCCAGCCCCCGGTGGTTCGCGCCGGTGATGGTCGGCCTGATGCTGATCGGCCTGCTGTGGATCGTCGTCTACTACGTGGCGGGCGACCAGATCCCGTTCATGGTCTCGCTGTCGGCGTGGAACTTCGCGATCGGCTTCGGCGCCATGGTCGCCGGCCTGATCATGTCGATGCGCTGGCGTTGAAGCAGTACCCGACTCGACCGGAGGCCCCCGTCCCCTCGAGGGACGGGGGCCTCTGTCGTTGACCCCTGCAGGATCCGGCCGCGAGCGTGCGAGTGGCTGGGGGGCAGGGGGTCCTTTCGCTGTGCACAGACGAAAGTCTTCGTCCACAGGTCGACATGACGCTCCACCCCCAGGGTTGTCCACCGAGTGTGGAGAGACGGAACGGACCCGGCCTGCCCTGACCTGCGAAGACACCTGGCGTGGGGCGGATGTGACGCGAGGACCACGGAGGTAACTACAGCTGTGTGAGTCTGTCCCCAGCTGTGCATGGGGCTGTGGACGTGTCGACAAGGACGCACGGTCGAGGCGGTGACCCTGCGACCGCTGTACCCCTGCTGACCTGCACGGACACGTGAGCCGGTGACGCACGGGACCGGCGGAACGGCGCAGCGAGCGGTACCGTTCCGTCCCTCGCCGGGGGCGATGGTCCACAGGGCGCATGTGGGGATCGGCACGAGGCCGGTCACGAGGATCACCGGCACCGGTCTGCCGCCGATCTCGCGCCCACCGCCGCGGAGACGCCGCAGGGCGGCCGTCCACGCGGGACGACCGCCCTGAGAGCGGAGGAGAGCGTCAGGCGCCGATGAGCTCCAGGACGGTGGCGTTGGCCATGCCGCCGCCCTCGCACATCGTCTGCAGGCCGTAGCGGACGCCGTGGGCCCGCATCTGGTGGATCAGGGTGGTCATGATGCGCGCGCCCGAGCCGCCCAGCGGGTGGCCGAGGGCGATCGCGCCGCCCCGCGGGTTCAGCCGCGCCGGGTCGGCACCGATGTCGGCCAGCCACGCCAGGGGGACCGGAGCGAAGGCCTCGTTGACCTCGTAGATGCCGATGTCGTCGATGGAGAGCCCGGAGCGGGCCAGGACCTTCTGGGTCGCGGGGATGGGTGCGGTGAGCATGATGACCGGGTCGTCCCCCGCCATCACCGTGGTGTGGATCCGCACGAGCGGGGTGAGCCCCAGCTCCCGGGCCTTCTCGCTGGTGGTCACCAGGAGCGCGGCCGCGCCGTCGGAGATCTGGCTGGCGTTGCCCGCGGTGATGACGCCGTCCTCCTTGAACGGGGTCTTCAGGGAGGCGAGCTTCTCCAGCGTCCCGCCGGGCCGGATGCCCTCGTCGGCGCTCACGACCGTGCCTCCCGGCGTCGTCACCGGCGCGATCTCCTCGTCGAACGCACCGTCGGCCTGCGCCTTGGCGGCCGACTCGTGCGAGGTCAGGGAGAACTCGTCGAGCTGCGTGCGGGAGAAGCCCCAGCGCTCGGCGATCATCTCCGCACCGATGCCCTGGTTCGGGTGGATGCCGCCGTAGCGCTCCATGTAGCGCGGGCCGAGCGGCTTCCCCGCCGACCCGTCGCCGCGGGCGGCACCCATCGGCACCCGGCTCATCGACTCGACGCCGCCGGCGACGACCACGTCGGCCTGGCCACTGATCACGGTGGCCGCGGCGAAGGCGACGGCCTGCTGGGAGGAGCCGCACTGGCGGTCGATCGTCGTGCCGCAGACGCTCTCCGGCCACCCGGCCGCGAGCGGCGCGTTGCGGCCGACGTTGAAGGTCTGCTCGCCGACCTGGCTCACGCAGCCCCAGAACACGTCCTCGACGACGGCCGGGTCGATGCCCGTCCGCTCGGCCAGCGCGGTCAGGACATGGGCGGAGAGGTCGACGGCGTGCACGCCGGACAGCCCTCCTCCGCGCTTGCCGACCGGGGTGCGCACGGCGGCACAGATGACGGCATCTCGCATGGTCGAACTCCTCGACGACGGTCCGGGCGCCGAACGGTCAGCCCTGACCGATCGTAGGACTCCCCCGGGGATGGCACGCTGCGGCCATGACGTGGACTCCACCGACGTGGGACACCGCTGCCACTGCCTCGCTGGGCGTGCTGCTGGCGGTGGGCGTTCCGGTCGTCGCCGACGCCCCTGGACGGATCCTGGCGGCTGCGGGCGCGATCCTGCTGCTCGGGCTGGCACTTCGCGACGTCGTCCTGCGTCCCCGGCTGTCCGCGAGCCACGACGGCGTCGTCGTCCGCACGCTCACCGGCGCGATCCGGCTGCCCTGGGCGGACGTGCGCGTGCGAGTGCGCGAGACCCGTCGCTTCGGGCTACGGGGCCGGACCCTGGAACTGGACACCGCCGCCGGCCCTCACGAGGACGGCTCGCTCATCGTCCTCGGTCGCCGCGACCTGGGCGCGGACCCCGAGACCGTGGCCCGCACCCTGTGGGAGCTGGACCCGAGGCCGCGCTAGAGCCCGAGCACCACCAAGGTCGGAACCGTCAGCGCGACGACGAACAGCACCAGCCCGAATGCCGCCAGCCCCGCGATCTCCACGGGCCCCCGCCGGCGGGTCAGCACCAGGATCCCGGCCGTCAGCGCGCCGGCGACGAGCCCGCCGAGATGGCCGAGCAGCGAGATGCCGGGCAGGAAGCTGACGAACACGTTGATCAGCAGGAGGGTGAGCAGGCCGCGCAGGTCCTCCCGCCGGGCCAGCATGAGCACCCCGAGGGCGCCCAGCAGGCCGTAGATGGCCGCCGAGGCGCCGGCCACGGGCACGCGCGGATCGCCGAGCAGCTGGATCGCCACCGCCCCGCCGAGCGCCGACAGCAGGTAGAGCGTGAGGTAGCGCCATGGACCGAGCCGCCGCTCCAGTTCCGAGCCGAAGAGCAGCAGGGCGAGCATGTTCATCGCCAGGTGCACCGGTCCGATGTGCAGGAACGCGGCCGTCAGGACCCGCCACCACTCGCCGAGGAGCAACACCCCGTACGGCCACTGGGACAGCGCGTCGAACACCGGCGACGCGTAGTTGTCCAGCGGAGACCGGCCGGCGAGGCCCGCCGACACCGCAGTCACCAGGAACATCGCGACGTTGGCCGCGATCAGGCCGAGGGTGATGACACCCCAGCGGCGCCCCGCCATCCGCACACCGCTGCCCCGACGGACGGGGCGGATGGAGGCCTGCCCCTCCCGGACGCACTCAGGGCACTGGAACCCCACCGAGGCAGGGATCATGCATTCCGGGCAGATCGGGCGGCCGCACCGCGCGCAGGAGATGCCGGTCGGCCGGTCCGGGTGCCGGTAGCAGGTGGTGGTGGGGGGCGCCGGCTGGTGCTCGGTCAGCTGCGCTGCACCTCGACCGACTGGATGACGACGTCCTCGACCGGCTTGTCACCACGGGCGGTGGGTACGGCGGCGATCTTGTCGACGACGTCCCGGCCGGCCTGGTCGGCCACCTCGCCGAAGATCGTGTGCTTGCGGTTGAGGTGCGGGGTCGGGCCGACGGTGATGAAGAACTGGGAGCCGTTGGTGCCCGGGCCGGCGTTGGCCATGGCCAGCAGGTAGGGGCGGTCGAAGGACAGCTCGGGGTGGAACTCGTCGCCGAACTGGTAGCCCGGGCCACCGAAGCCCTGGCCGAGCGGATCGCCGCCCTGGATCATGAAACCGGAGATGACCCGGTGGAAGATCGTGCCGTCGTAGAGCTTGTCGGTGGTCTTCTGGCGCGTCTCGGGGTGCGTCCACTCGCGGGCGCCCTCGGCCAGGTCGGCGAAGTTGGCGACCGTCTTCGGCGCGTGGTCCGGGAAGAGGTCGACGGTGATGTCGCCGTGGTTGGTGTGCAGGACCGCGCGGCGGGCGGGAGTCGATTCAGTCACGACGCCCAGTCTCCCACCGATCCGCGGGGCACCGCCGACCCGGGGACGGCGTCCCCTGCGAGGCAGTGAGCGTCTCGACGACGAGCAGCAGCCCGGAGGGCCGCCTGGTCTCCCACCGCACCGAATCTCCGGGCGGTTCAGTCACATCCCCGCGGACCTGGCTCGATGAGGGAACGGCTTCTCATGCGGTGGCTTCTGCAAGGCCGGCGAAGACGATGACGTTGGCCTGGTAGTCGCCGGTGTCCTCGTCGAAGGCTCCCCCACAGGTGATGAGCCTCAGACCCACCTCGTCGATGTCGCCGTAGACCTCGTCGGTCGGAAAGTCGCCTTTGGGATGCTCTTCGACCCGGTCGACCACGAAGGTCACGACGGTGCCGTCGGCGCGGTCGATGACGACGGTGTCCCCGCCGCGCAGCTCGCGCAGCCCGTAGAAGGCTCCGGGCTGGCCCTCCCAGTCGACGTGTGCGGCCAGGACGGCGGGTCCCAGCCGCCCTGGGGCAGGGCTGCCGTCGTACCAGCCCACGGGGTAGGCGCCCGGCGGGACCTCCATGCTCCCGTCGCTCTCGAGGCCGAGATGCATGATCTCCGAGGTCATCCCCAGGGCCGGGATCTGGACCCGGACCGGATCGCTGGCCGGCAGCTCACGGAGGCCGGCGGCCGGGGAGACCTGCCCAGGCGTCGCGGGCGTCGTGGTCGGCGCCGCGGTGACCGGTGCGGCAGCGACGGCCGACGGCACGGCCAGCCGGGCGGAAGGGCCGGTGTCCTGCGGGAGGAGGACCACCGCTCCGACGCCCGCGACGGCGAGCAGGACGGAGGCAGCGGTCCAGACGTGGCCGGCACGGGCCCGGTCGGTCCGGTCGGTCCGGGCGGCGCGGCGCGCGGCTCGTCCGTAGCGAGTGACGGCAGGTGGTCGGGCGAGAAGGTGCCGCACCCCTGCCTCGCCGACCGACGTCGGCACGCGCGGTGGTGGCGGCGGATACGGACCCACGATCCGCGCCACACCGCCCACCCCGGCCCCTGAGGGACCGAGGTGGGCGGTGTGCGCGCGGTCGAGCATGTGCCTGGTGATCAGGCAGTCGTGCGGGAGTTCCGCCGCGCGGCGAAGGCGGCGCCACCGGCCGCGGTGAACGCGAGGCCGCCGAGGACGTAGGGCAGCGAGCCCGCCGCGTCGGTGGACGCGCTGCCGTCGCCGGCCGCGACCCCGCCGGCGGGGGTGGCCTTCAGGACGCCACACAGGGCGGGGTCGGTGGCCTCACCGGGCAGCGACGCGTCCAGGTCGGACACACCGCGGTTACCAGCGCTGTAGGTGCCGTTGCCGTCGTAGTCCACACCGTGGACGACGACGACAGCCTTGCCCGCGAGGATGGCCGTGGCGACCGCTTCGCTCACCTGGACGTCTCCGCGGGAGTACGAGAAGTTGTCACCGACGGGCATGCGGTCCACGGCCAGGCCGGACGTGGGGGAGGTGTCGCCCGAGGTGGTCAGCGACACCACGATCTCGCCGTAGGCCGGGCCACCCTCGGTGGTGGTGAAGTGCTCGTGGGGATTGGTCTCGCCCGAGAGCGCCGCAGCGTTGTTGTCCGACGCCGTGGGGCACGCGTTGCGGGCCGCCTCGCCGAAGTGGATGTGCGCCGCGTGCGGCGCCCCCGCCAGCAGGCCCTGGGCCGCCAGGGTGAACGACAGGTTCGTGCCCGAGATCTGAGCGGTTGCCTGGCCGCTGGCGGTCACGGGGTTGACGGGCACGGGCGTCAGGTCGGCCCGGGCCGAGCCCTCCGCTGCGGCAGCGGGGCCCGCTGCCGCCAGCAGGGCGGTGAAGCCGACGATCGGGACGGTCAGGGCTGCGCGCGTGATGCGGTTCACGGTGCACCTCTCATCGATGTCCCCGCGGAGCCGCTGGTGTGGGCGCCGTCGAGGCAGGTCTTCCACACCGGGTATCGGTGGCCGGTGGCCCTGCTGTGACCCGTCACGGGCAAAAAGATTGCGGGAAACAGTCTTTTGCGGCGCCAGTGAGCACTCGAGTGGTCGCTGTGAACTCGCCCGGGACCTGTTCTGCTGGGGCCTTCGAACCGTGGCGGGGAGCATGAGCCCGCCGCGGTAGCGGTGGCCCGCTCGGCGTACCGGTGACAGTCGTGGAACTGCTCGAGCCCGTTGCGGCAGCGTCCGATCACGGTGCGGCGTCGGCCGCTGAACACCCCGCGCCACGTCGCCGCCTGGCTACACCGAGCTGATCGGACACGCGTTGCCGCAGGGCGCCGCGCTGCGTGCGGTGTCCCGGCAAGACGCAGAAGTGGAGACGAGGGGAATCGAACCCCTAACCCCCGCCTTGCAAAGGCGGTGCTCTGCCAATTGAGCTACGTCCCCTGAGCCGTCCCGAGGGGCGGCCGGGTGGTTCAGCGGGTGGTGGGCGTGCTGATCGCGTCGGGGCCCTTGGTGGCCTCGTGCCACAGGTCGGCCTCGGCCTTGCCGCTCGAGCGCTTCCGCACGGCGGCCAGGGCTCCGGCGGCGACGGCGGCCAGAGCCAGCTTCTTCAGCACGCGGGGGACCTCCTCGACCGCTTCGGCGCACCGCCGGGACGGTGACCGATACGGCGCTCGGCGCCGGAGGCTGGTGCAACCGGCGAGGGACACACGGGTGGGCCTGGGAGGACTTGAACCTCCGGCCTCATCCTTATCAGGGATGCGCTCTAACCGCCTGAGCTACAGGCCCGTGAACCTCGAACAGTCTACGTGACGGGATGGAACGGCCTCGTCGCAGGGTCCCGCCACGAGCTTGCGAGTGGTGGGGGGCGACGAGGTCCTTTCTCAGTCGCGTTCGGAGAGCGTGAGCTCCAGACCGCCCACCAGATCGGAGCAGAGGTTGTAGATGAACGTCCCGACGGTGCAGAGCGCCGTCATCAGGACGATGTTGATCCCCCCGATGATCGCCGCGCCACCGAAGACCAGACCCGGGGTGACGACGTCGCCGCCCGTGTCCGACCCGGACGCCGAGCCGATCTGCCCGAAGAGGTCGTTGAGGGTGTCGAAGACGCCCAGGGAGTTGAGCACGCCGTAGAGGACGCCGACCGCGACCATCCAGATGAAGAACAGCGCGATCGACAGGACCAGCGAGATCTTCAGCGCCGACCAGGTGTCGATGTGGCGCAGTTGCAACCGGGCCCGACGGGGACCGCGGCCCCCGGGGCGCGACGGGCGGCGACCGCCGGAAGGGCGACCACCCACCCCCGTGTCGGCGCCCGCCTCGGCAGCGGCCTCCGGGGCCGAACCTGTCGTCGAGCCCCCCGCCGATCCCTTCGCCGCCTCCGGCGTCACGGCGGCGGAGCCCGCCGGCGGCGGCACCGGCGGAGCGCCTGCGGGCCCGCCGGCCGGCGGGTTGCCGGTGGCGGGGCCCTGCGCCCTCTGCGTGCCGGTCGTGGGGATCGACTGCGTCCCCGTCGAGGGTCGGGACGGATCCGGGGCGCCGGCCGGGCCCTTGCCAGCGGGCGCGGCTCCCGACGACGCGGCTGTCGGCCCTCCGTCCCCGGCGGGGGACTCGGTGCGCACCGAACCCTGCGTCCGGTCGCTCATGCCAGTCTCCCCATCCCCGGGCGGCGCACGCCGCTCCCCAGCGTGGCCGGGCCGGTCACGCTGTGATCCAGGCCCAGATTAGGCTTCGGGCTCGTCGTTGTCCGTCGTACGGGCGATTGCCACGATCGACACGTCCTCGGGCAAGTTCATGAGCTTGACACCCATCGTGGCGCGGTCCTTGTTGTGTCGCACGCCGTTCACCGGTGTCCGGATCACGCCGCCACCGGAGGTGATGGCGTACAGCTCGTCGCCGAGGGTCACCGCCAGGGCGCCCACCAGCGCGCCCTTGCGAGCCTTCGGATCGGCGGTGAGCACACCCTTGCCGCCGCGTCCCTGGTTCGGGTAGTTCTCGATCCCGGTCCGCTTGGCGAAGCCGCGCTCGGTGGCGACGAGGACGTCGACACCCTCCTGCACGACCATCATCGACAGCAGCCGGTCGTCGTCGGACAGCGAGATGCCGCGGACGCCCTCGGTCGCCCGGCCCATCGGCCGCAGCGCGCTGTCGTCGGCCGTGAACCGGATCGACATCGCCTTGCGGGTCACCAGGAGCAGGTCCTGGTCCTGGTTGATGAGGACTGCCCCGACCAGCTCGTCGCCGTCGCGCAGGTTGATGGCGATCACGCCACCCTGGCGCGGGCTGTCGAAGTCGGTCAGTCGGGTCTTCTTGACCTGGCCCTTGGCGGTGGCCAGCGCCAGGTACGGGGCGACCGAGTAGTCCTTGATCTGCATGACCTGGGCGATCTTCTCGTCCGGCTGGAACGCGAGGATGTTCGCCACGTGCTGGCCGCGGGCCGTGCGGTTGGCCTCGGGCAGCTCGTAGGCCTTCGACCGGTAGACCCGGCCCTTGTTCGTGAAGAACAGGATCCAGTCGTGGGTGGAACCCACGAAGAAGTGGTCGACGATGTCGTCCTGCTTCAGGGCCGCACCCATCACGCCCTTGCCGCCACGGCGCTGCGAGCGGTAGAGGTCGCTCTTCGTCCGCTTCGCGTAGCCGGTGCGGGTGATGGTGACGACGACCTCCTCCTCCGCGATGAGGTCCTCCATCGAGACGTCGCCGTCGTTGGCGATGAACTGGGTGCGCCGGTCGTCGCCGTACCTCTCGACGATCTCGGCCAGCTCGTCGTGGATGATCTGCCGCTGCCGCTCGGGGGAGGCGAGGATCGCCTCGAGGTCGGCGATCTCCCGCTCGAGCTCGGCCAGCTGGTCGAGGATCCGCTGACGCTCGAGCGCGGCCAGCCGGCGCAGCTGCATGTCCAGGATCGCGACGGCCTGGATCTCGTCGATGTCGAGCAGCTCCATCAGCCCGCCGCGGGCGGCGTCGGCCGATTCGCTGTTGCGGATGAGCGCGATGACGGCGTCGAGCTGGTCGAGGGCCTTGGCAAGACCGCGCAGGATGTGCGCGCGCTCCTCGGCCTTGCGCAGCCGGTAG from Blastococcus colisei harbors:
- the pknB gene encoding Stk1 family PASTA domain-containing Ser/Thr kinase is translated as MTTPQVLGERYEIGGVLGRGGMAEVHRGRDLRLGREVAVKVLRSDLARDPSFQVRFRREAQASASLNHPAIVAVYDTGEDRTSTGATPYIVMEYVEGETLRDVLRREGHLSPERAMSLSADICGALDFSHRNGIVHRDVKPGNVMITPQGTVKVMDFGIARAVSDSAATMTSTAAVIGTAQYLSPEQARGESVDARSDVYSLGCMLYELVTGAPPFTGDSPVAVAYQHVREDPKLPSSINRQIPAELDAILLKAMSKNPANRYQSAAEMRNDLLRALAGQRVEATPVMGDAEKTTILAATPGAPYGDDRWDDEDELDRKRKRRIIAVVSVLAVLLIGGAIAIAVAMSGAEPETPVTEQVQVPTLVGLPEAEARQAITDAGLEVGEVTPRETDDPAQVGTVLESNPAAGAQRDEGTAIDLVVGVEPDAITVPDVVGFDEDQAEAALVQAGFTGSINTRQVDSLEEEGTVATVEPGVGESAAPETTITLGISTGTIDLPDVTGRAEAEARAILTQAGFSDVQISTEQVDSAEAPGTVLSTTPGAASPAGRDTRIVLQVSGGPGDLEMPDLIGRTEAAARQALQSAGFTGTITVTPVAAEPADVPGTVVETTPAAGAAVPAGQAITLFIAEAVPDSD
- a CDS encoding aminodeoxychorismate/anthranilate synthase component II → MTTAADRPVLVVDNFDSFVYNLVQYLGQLGVRCIVRRNDAVDVDELADLDVAGVLLSPGPGTPAGAGVSVPMVRAAAEAGTPVLGVCLGHQAVAEAFGADVVRAPELLHGKTSQVVHEGEGVLAGLPSPFTATRYHSLAVDPATVPAELEVTGATPSGIVMALRHRELPVEGVQFHPESVLTEGGHRMLATWLAGCGISTDPEVVEAASAAVRRLTVAIA
- a CDS encoding DUF881 domain-containing protein, with product MSRSSLRGRVLRGRRLSPWGALVPVVALLAGLLFATSGRAAQGMDLRAGEITELSELIDQRNAVIAEQGDQLGDLQRQVERLTDQAASRNSDVAAAQTAGDAGALSAALVPLTGSGVVITLDDAPSRPDGSRPVNASADDLVIHQSDVQAVVNAVWAAAADGVAIMDERLIATSAVRCVGNTLLLQGRTYSPPFIVTAIADPSAVRAQLAASPQVAVFQQAVEAFGLTFTVRERPVVELPAYDGPLDLEFATSG
- the crgA gene encoding cell division protein CrgA, with the protein product MPKSKVRKKSAYTPPEGVLQARSTQPRALQPSPRWFAPVMVGLMLIGLLWIVVYYVAGDQIPFMVSLSAWNFAIGFGAMVAGLIMSMRWR
- a CDS encoding thiolase family protein, translating into MRDAVICAAVRTPVGKRGGGLSGVHAVDLSAHVLTALAERTGIDPAVVEDVFWGCVSQVGEQTFNVGRNAPLAAGWPESVCGTTIDRQCGSSQQAVAFAAATVISGQADVVVAGGVESMSRVPMGAARGDGSAGKPLGPRYMERYGGIHPNQGIGAEMIAERWGFSRTQLDEFSLTSHESAAKAQADGAFDEEIAPVTTPGGTVVSADEGIRPGGTLEKLASLKTPFKEDGVITAGNASQISDGAAALLVTTSEKARELGLTPLVRIHTTVMAGDDPVIMLTAPIPATQKVLARSGLSIDDIGIYEVNEAFAPVPLAWLADIGADPARLNPRGGAIALGHPLGGSGARIMTTLIHQMRAHGVRYGLQTMCEGGGMANATVLELIGA
- a CDS encoding PH domain-containing protein — translated: MTWTPPTWDTAATASLGVLLAVGVPVVADAPGRILAAAGAILLLGLALRDVVLRPRLSASHDGVVVRTLTGAIRLPWADVRVRVRETRRFGLRGRTLELDTAAGPHEDGSLIVLGRRDLGADPETVARTLWELDPRPR
- a CDS encoding rhomboid family intramembrane serine protease, translated to MAGRRWGVITLGLIAANVAMFLVTAVSAGLAGRSPLDNYASPVFDALSQWPYGVLLLGEWWRVLTAAFLHIGPVHLAMNMLALLLFGSELERRLGPWRYLTLYLLSALGGAVAIQLLGDPRVPVAGASAAIYGLLGALGVLMLARREDLRGLLTLLLINVFVSFLPGISLLGHLGGLVAGALTAGILVLTRRRGPVEIAGLAAFGLVLFVVALTVPTLVVLGL
- a CDS encoding peptidylprolyl isomerase; its protein translation is MTESTPARRAVLHTNHGDITVDLFPDHAPKTVANFADLAEGAREWTHPETRQKTTDKLYDGTIFHRVISGFMIQGGDPLGQGFGGPGYQFGDEFHPELSFDRPYLLAMANAGPGTNGSQFFITVGPTPHLNRKHTIFGEVADQAGRDVVDKIAAVPTARGDKPVEDVVIQSVEVQRS
- a CDS encoding class F sortase: MLDRAHTAHLGPSGAGVGGVARIVGPYPPPPPRVPTSVGEAGVRHLLARPPAVTRYGRAARRAARTDRTDRARAGHVWTAASVLLAVAGVGAVVLLPQDTGPSARLAVPSAVAAAPVTAAPTTTPATPGQVSPAAGLRELPASDPVRVQIPALGMTSEIMHLGLESDGSMEVPPGAYPVGWYDGSPAPGRLGPAVLAAHVDWEGQPGAFYGLRELRGGDTVVIDRADGTVVTFVVDRVEEHPKGDFPTDEVYGDIDEVGLRLITCGGAFDEDTGDYQANVIVFAGLAEATA